One Acinetobacter sp. WCHA55 DNA window includes the following coding sequences:
- a CDS encoding DUF6685 family protein, with product MLDTLLSVFSAKHKLYKNLKLKPFIDTRLVNSDSIAMTDVFPFHQIKDSLCMTGISPTNFVPGKNIVLNPHAKDNDSISYLGQDTQNHKPFYISTFAEELAEVFNPIFAEIIHLETPCLLDLSEIGGFSNSKSDLSQYRSIDDFVKNACPDYISDVSMENLDRMLLWPEIRLLNSPDTTTDQFFIYGWSPKIFVQNAGGSHHMAAAHYLAKKLSQCVPIQGKVSLNLISNKALQNFDSKYAAFAVPDDALIDMGNDLSESGLEYQLVFFREREVNFIFFKKNDQNARVISLFNNLHASLNGALKTAVQAQFKNEALLTIMSANLSDTSKDQFFSTRPHLAEIYNHVQNEVCLSGPKPTSPTI from the coding sequence ATGTTAGACACTTTACTTTCGGTATTTTCAGCAAAACATAAGCTTTATAAGAATCTCAAGTTAAAACCCTTTATTGATACCCGTTTAGTCAATTCTGACAGCATCGCCATGACCGATGTTTTCCCTTTTCATCAAATCAAAGATTCTCTTTGTATGACTGGTATATCTCCTACTAATTTTGTACCAGGCAAAAACATTGTTTTGAATCCACATGCCAAAGATAACGATTCCATCAGCTACCTTGGTCAAGATACGCAAAATCATAAGCCGTTCTACATCTCTACCTTTGCTGAAGAATTGGCTGAAGTATTTAACCCGATTTTTGCAGAAATCATTCATCTTGAAACACCATGCTTACTTGACCTATCTGAAATTGGGGGCTTCTCAAATTCCAAGTCGGATTTAAGCCAGTACCGTAGCATTGATGATTTTGTAAAAAACGCATGCCCTGATTACATTAGTGATGTGAGTATGGAAAATTTAGATCGAATGTTGTTATGGCCAGAAATCCGTTTATTGAACTCTCCAGATACAACCACTGATCAATTTTTTATCTATGGCTGGAGTCCTAAGATTTTTGTTCAAAATGCTGGTGGATCACATCACATGGCTGCTGCACATTACTTGGCTAAGAAACTGAGCCAATGTGTGCCGATTCAAGGCAAAGTAAGTTTGAATCTAATCTCAAATAAAGCACTTCAAAACTTTGATTCAAAATACGCTGCGTTCGCCGTACCAGATGATGCATTGATTGATATGGGGAATGATTTATCAGAATCAGGGCTTGAATATCAGCTGGTGTTTTTCCGTGAACGTGAAGTTAATTTTATCTTCTTCAAAAAGAATGATCAGAATGCCCGTGTTATTTCGCTATTCAACAATCTGCATGCTTCATTGAATGGTGCATTAAAGACGGCGGTTCAAGCGCAATTCAAAAATGAAGCACTACTCACCATCATGAGTGCTAACCTCTCTGATACATCAAAAGATCAATTTTTTAGCACACGCCCTCACTTGGCTGAGATCTACAATCACGTTCAAAACGAAGTTTGTTTGAGTGGTCCTAAACCGACTAGCCCGACAATCTAA
- a CDS encoding type IV secretion protein DotL, with product MASTQKYGTQTKFRPSSLKRDTRSGLEKIHLKLTAPDGANYLVGVLGAIAVILFVVPFGGEIFIGIAYYLLKRYTHPNDYFFEWPFRAPLHSNSLDASTDITSRVKDDVLDNPKAFLEYARTNRDKLQGEGVTYLGRCRETGLPVYASNSDDRTHQIVLGTTGSGKTEYMLGNCANQYVQNSGYIFVDAKGDTKAQQDHYRLCNRFGRNEDLLTINFITSGRNMLRAQTDKMTNSMNQMSNTSSGMLIEFLINLLDDSGGGGGDMWKGRAMAFIAALTRVLVYLRDNGFIQLSPKVFTQYMELEALEELVFCHNDKYGIDFERVAEQLQGYLVSLPGYSSNPKKLKKQETKTREQHGYITMQLTKAINDLTFNYGHIFGVEHGGDIDIFDVVLNRRILTVPLPALERSPDSLKMLGKLIIGSIKQMMAGSLGNKMEGLRRAIIDARPTNASTSFKLFLDEWGYIVIVGASVLPAQARSLNFSITFGAQTFEDIERGSKEEAAATWGNTTVKAIGRTTSGAESTTYKLVDGFAGEEWQGKVNSINMYQGLVFNRSVPQTEVQFAKEKRVTIEQIAGQHNGEFTLLISTKGEGGKTSDVKIVSMLAFYVADTQPKYLRLNDLCPIFNIQKSEIYDPTLKIEDFIHEIEEKHTLLTDNNSSANVTALGDFEICRKLNNTLYENNNTVKDFTQDFVHQILEARRLESITPEGMAPGQRTVMSSSTAKGEISKEQKHRESIVSAQKEASDKDQTIENRKQLQYFGRGSDISPQVEAGAYNNADLDAEFNIYGERISEPEQAQQESDAETVTRAVITPMNLDSYYDELKEILMGYEDLTVAPITEYQLVQIPRHVKPEDQTQYIAENKASLDQAISHSTKNEMEFVEQQYAAKFEKALMKNPFSHECVTFEKLLVILGSKGSSASLRSGITIKKKDD from the coding sequence ATGGCTTCTACACAAAAATACGGCACACAAACAAAGTTCAGACCTAGTTCGCTTAAGCGTGATACACGATCAGGCTTAGAGAAAATCCATTTAAAACTTACAGCGCCAGACGGCGCTAATTATTTGGTTGGCGTTCTTGGTGCTATTGCAGTTATTTTGTTTGTTGTTCCGTTTGGCGGTGAGATATTTATAGGGATCGCGTATTACCTATTAAAACGCTACACACATCCGAATGATTACTTTTTTGAGTGGCCATTCCGTGCGCCGTTGCATTCAAACTCACTGGATGCGTCAACTGACATTACATCACGCGTAAAAGATGACGTACTGGACAATCCAAAAGCCTTTTTGGAATACGCACGTACCAATCGCGATAAGCTACAAGGTGAGGGTGTGACTTACCTTGGTCGTTGCCGTGAAACTGGTCTACCTGTTTATGCATCCAACTCCGATGACCGTACACATCAAATTGTGTTAGGTACTACGGGTTCGGGTAAAACAGAATACATGCTAGGTAACTGTGCCAACCAGTACGTACAAAACTCAGGTTATATCTTTGTAGACGCAAAAGGTGATACCAAGGCTCAACAAGACCACTATCGTTTATGTAACCGCTTTGGGCGTAATGAGGATCTATTAACGATCAACTTCATTACCTCAGGTCGTAACATGCTACGTGCACAAACCGACAAGATGACCAACTCAATGAACCAAATGAGCAACACCAGCTCAGGGATGTTGATTGAATTCTTGATCAACTTGCTTGATGACTCAGGCGGTGGCGGTGGTGACATGTGGAAAGGTCGTGCGATGGCCTTTATCGCTGCACTTACACGAGTTTTGGTCTATCTACGTGACAATGGCTTCATTCAGCTTTCACCAAAAGTATTCACGCAATACATGGAACTTGAAGCACTTGAAGAATTGGTATTTTGTCATAACGATAAATACGGGATTGACTTTGAACGTGTGGCTGAACAGCTTCAAGGCTACCTCGTTTCATTACCTGGTTATTCAAGCAACCCTAAAAAGTTAAAGAAACAAGAAACCAAAACCCGTGAGCAACACGGTTATATCACCATGCAGTTAACCAAGGCGATTAACGACTTGACGTTTAACTATGGTCACATCTTTGGTGTAGAGCATGGCGGTGATATTGATATTTTTGACGTTGTACTTAACCGCCGTATCTTAACTGTGCCATTACCAGCTCTTGAGCGTTCACCAGACTCACTCAAAATGCTCGGAAAATTAATCATTGGCTCAATTAAACAAATGATGGCTGGTTCCCTTGGTAACAAAATGGAAGGTTTACGCCGTGCCATTATTGACGCACGACCAACCAACGCCTCTACTTCATTTAAGCTATTTTTGGACGAATGGGGCTACATCGTTATTGTCGGTGCTTCGGTTTTACCAGCTCAGGCACGTTCGCTTAACTTCTCTATTACGTTCGGTGCTCAAACATTTGAAGATATTGAACGTGGATCTAAAGAGGAAGCAGCTGCTACATGGGGTAACACGACCGTTAAAGCCATTGGACGTACTACTTCGGGTGCTGAAAGTACAACATACAAATTGGTTGATGGTTTTGCTGGTGAAGAGTGGCAAGGTAAAGTTAACTCAATCAATATGTATCAAGGTCTAGTATTCAACCGTTCGGTACCACAAACAGAAGTCCAGTTCGCCAAAGAAAAACGTGTGACAATTGAACAAATTGCCGGACAGCACAACGGCGAATTTACCTTGCTCATATCAACTAAAGGGGAAGGTGGTAAAACTTCAGACGTTAAAATCGTATCAATGTTGGCGTTCTATGTGGCTGATACTCAACCCAAGTACTTACGCTTAAATGACCTTTGCCCAATCTTCAATATCCAAAAATCTGAAATCTACGATCCTACTTTAAAAATTGAAGACTTCATTCATGAGATTGAGGAAAAACACACGCTACTGACAGACAACAATTCATCTGCCAATGTCACGGCGCTTGGTGATTTTGAGATCTGCAGAAAGCTCAATAACACCTTGTACGAAAACAACAACACGGTAAAAGACTTTACTCAAGATTTTGTACATCAGATTCTTGAAGCAAGACGTCTTGAATCCATCACACCTGAAGGGATGGCACCTGGTCAAAGAACAGTAATGTCTTCGTCCACGGCGAAAGGTGAAATCTCCAAAGAACAAAAACACCGTGAAAGTATTGTTTCAGCACAAAAAGAAGCAAGTGATAAAGACCAGACTATTGAGAACCGAAAACAGTTGCAGTACTTCGGTAGGGGTTCTGATATTTCACCTCAAGTAGAAGCTGGTGCTTACAACAATGCGGATCTTGATGCTGAATTTAATATCTATGGTGAACGTATAAGCGAACCTGAACAGGCTCAACAGGAAAGTGATGCTGAAACTGTGACTCGCGCCGTTATCACACCAATGAACCTAGACAGCTACTATGATGAATTGAAAGAGATCCTAATGGGATATGAGGATTTAACAGTAGCTCCAATTACTGAATATCAGCTTGTTCAGATACCACGCCATGTAAAACCTGAAGATCAGACACAATACATTGCGGAAAACAAAGCCAGTCTTGATCAAGCCATCTCACATAGCACTAAAAATGAAATGGAATTCGTAGAACAACAGTATGCAGCTAAGTTTGAAAAAGCTTTGATGAAAAACCCGTTCTCGCACGAATGCGTTACTTTTGAAAAATTGTTGGTGATACTTGGTTCAAAAGGTTCTTCAGCTTCATTACGATCAGGCATTACAATCAAAAAAAAGGATGACTAA